From the Penaeus monodon isolate SGIC_2016 chromosome 3, NSTDA_Pmon_1, whole genome shotgun sequence genome, the window tgtgtgttggtttccctaccccccttttttttttttattttttatattttatttttttttttgttttaaaacttttccccatttttttttttttttttttttttttatttttatttttggaaaatttaacttttccctttcccttttattatttaattttttttttttttatttcttattttttattttttttatttgtttatccctttttttttttttttttttttttttttttttgttttttttttgtttttattttttaatttttttttgttttttttttttatttttttttatttttttttcttttttttttttattttttttttttattttttttttccccccctgttgtttggtgtgtgtgtgtgtgttctcatgttTTTCCCCTACTGTTTACCCCCTATACTCTCcattatgtttgtgttgtgtttgtcgcCCGGGGACGGAAAATGCGTTAGTGGCAACGCGCTTGCCTTAGTCCATTTTTCTCGGTCTCAGCTGGGGGGCCTCCGTCCCTCGCCTTTCctcagttttccctttccccccccgttgCCTGCGTAaagtggccccttttttttcttcttttttgaattcgttttcctttttgttgttgtttaattttttttttcctctttttgttttttctttttcttaaatttatatttttaaagaccATTTTTTGCCAACCCCAGGACAAACGAAAAAACAGGGCGTAGACCATCaaagaaaattgaaattaaaattattttggccaaaaaaagtgggaattttattttcaagaaaaaagacgaattgtgtgggtgttttgtgtaaattctttaacagtttttttatgacgttttagtgaaaaaaaaaaataactttgtagccgaaaggggtttatttttagataaatttaaaaaataataaaaagatcggTCATTGGAATTTTTGAGTTTTTCTATTCGGGTACGGGCTTCACTCGCGGGGGATAtaataagatgcaaaaccttatgtaatttccacttttcatatgaaggagaagaaaaatttcttcttcttcttcttcttcatatatatatatatatatatatatatatatatatataaaaaattattatatattttaaaaatttttatatgtatatatattatttatgtaattttaataattttatttataaaattattatatattattgaaaaaaatctatgcttcgtttataaataaaatttactttaaaaaatatctttttttcttcaaatgccCTGTCCGCAAGGACTTGGCGACATggattttccctattttttggcaaaattttgagcggtggggccggcctttccccccgggggttttttcgagCCCACCATGACCCAAGGGACCACACTGCTGGGGGCTGCCCCCCAGgtctagtaggcaatcgagggggttcctttcccaaaagggaaaaaaccccggtgGTGACTCGACTCTCGACTCAGATTTCCGTCGAGACGTTTGAATCCGAAACTCTAACCTCGACGACCCCGGCCcctggaaaaaaatcataaaaatataaaaaaaaaaaatgtcaaaaccccccaaaacttcCCCCCATGTCGGCTCCACTTGTTTGGGTCGGTcaccttttgggggccccctcgaCGGCCGGCTCGGCTCCTTGGGCGCCTCCCCGACGGCCGCTCGGGCACCCTGGGCCCCCCCCTCGACGGCCGGCCGGTCACGTTTGGGGGCCTCCCGACGGCGGGCCGGTCACCCGGGCGCCCCCCTCGACACCGGCTCGGGCACCCTGGGGggcctcctcgacggccggctcggtcaccCTGGGGGCCTCCCGTGGCTGGCTCGGTCCCCCTTGGGCGCCCCCTCGACGCCGGTCGGGCACCCCGGGCGCCTCCTGAGGCCGGGTCGGGCACCCTGGGCCCTCCTCGGGCTGGTCGGGctccttgggcgcctcctcgacggccgggTCGGTCACGTTGGGGGCCTCCTCGAGGGCCGGGCCGGTACCTGGGGCCTCCTCGACGGGCCCGGCCCGGGCACCTTGgccctcctcgacggctggctcggtctcCTTGGGGGGCCTCCTCAAAGGGCCCGGGTCGGTCTCCTTGGGGGCCTCCCCGACGGCCCCCTCGGGCCGTTGGGGGCCTCCTCGACGGCCGGgtcgggcccccggggggccttcCCCGACGGGCCCGGGTCGGTCTCCTGGGCCCTCCTCGACGGGGCCGCTCGGTCACTTGGGCCCTCCCGACGGCCGCTCGGTctccttttgggggcccctttgcgACCGGCTCGGTCACCCCGGGGCCTCCTCGACGACGGGCCCGGGCACCCGGGGGCCTCCTCACGGGCCCTCGGGCACCCCGGGCGCCCCCCTCGACGGGTGGCTGGTctccttgggcgcctcctcgacgccGGCTCGGTACCCTGGCCCTCCTCGACGGCCCCTCGGGcacgttgggcgcctcctcgacggccggctcggtcaccCGGGGGCCTCCTCAACGGCCGGCTCGGTCTCCTTGGGCCCTCCTCGACGGCCCCCTCGGTCTCCTTGGGGGCCCCTCGCGGCCGGGTCGGTCTCCTTGGCGCCTCCTCGACGGGGCCCGGGTCGGGCCCCTGGGGGCTTCCCCGCGGCCGGCTCGGTCACcctgggcgcctcctcgacgggcCGGGTCGGGTTTCCTTTGGGCCCCTCCTCGACGGCCGGGTCGGTCACGTTGGCCCTCCTCGACGGCCGGGGTCGGGCACCCTGGGCGCCTCCCCGACGGCGGGTCGGTCACCTTTGGTCCTCCACGACCACGGTCACCTCGGCGAGCACCCTGGTGTATAACATTGGTGGTTttaattttcaccattttttatcAATGATTCCCCTTGGccgttccaaaatttttttttatgtaaaatatatatataatatatatatataatatatatatatatataatattttatattatattgtggtgttgtgggggtgtttgtgtgggtgtgtgtgtggggcgtgttgggggtgtgtgtgtgttttcatatttataattagaagatagatagtaaaagatagctaaaaaaaggtagatagataacttacacacacacacagaaacacacataaaacacaccaaaatacacacacacccacacacaacacacacaccacacacacaacacatatatatattttattatatatatatataatatttaattataatataatattttgaaaatatatacataatatacattatacatataatattaaaatattatatatatatatatttatatatataccagaaccccaacacaaaaaacacaccacacacacacacacaacacacacaccacacccaccccacacaacacaccacacacaccacaccccccataacacaccagacacaccaaccaccacacacacacccaatatataattttaataattatatattatatataatatataaaattttatatttattatatatatttaaaatatatatatataggcatatacgtATGCAAAagctatttatatgtttatatttagattatatgcaattatatatatataaatatatatatacatatgaatacacatataatttttacacaccacacacatttaaaattttaataaatataatattataaaaatatattatattaatatatattatatatatatatatgcggtgggttgttgtgtgttgtggtgtggtgtggtgtgtgtgtgtatatgtggatggtttttgtgtgtgtgtgtgtgtgtgtgtgtgtgtgtgtgtgtgtgtgtgtgtgtgtgtgtttctgtttgtgtgtgtatgtgtttatgtgtgtgtttgcgtgcgtatacatacatatatatatatatatatatatatatatatatatatatatatatatatatatatatatatatatatatatatcatcttcttcaagtgcccagtcctacaaggacgttggcgatcatggattttccatgattttcttggcaatttagagcggtggttttgccgttgccttccgcccggtgtttttatcgagtcaccatctctatttacccagttctgggaccgtcactgacttgggctggcttgcccacccagtggctaggtaggcaatcgaggtgaagttccttgcccaagggaacaacgcgccggctggtgactcgaaccctcgaactcagattgccgtcgtgccagtcttgagtccgatgctctaaccactcggccaccgcggcctatatatatatatatatatatattatatatatatatatatatatatatatatatatatatatatatatatatatatatatatatatatatacacgcatatacatatgtatgcatttacaatgcatatatatccaaaaatgtGGATAAATGAAAGCCGTATCACCGTTTCTACTGCGGaagcttatacatacatacacatattcatacttacttttatacacatacatgtgtaattatgtatttattcatatctatctatctatctatctatctatctatctatctatatatctatctatatatgtatgtatgtatatatataaacagatttatatgaatatacacacacaaacacataaacacacacacacacacacacacacacacacacacacacacacacacacacacacacatatatatatatatatatatatatatatatatatatatatatatatatatatatatatatatatatgtatatatatgtatatatatatgtatatatatatatatatatatatatatagatagatagatagatagatagatagatagatagatagaagatatatagatatatatgtgtgtgtgtgtgtgtgtgtgtgtgtgtgtgtgtgtgtgtgtgtgtgtgtgtgtgtgtgtgtgtgtgtgtgtgtgtgtgtgtgtgtgtgtgtatatatatatatatatatatatatatatatatatatatatatatatatatatgtatatacatatgtatatatatatatataatatatatatatatatatatatatagatagatagatagatagatagatagatagatagatagatagatagatagatagatagataggtagatatagatatagatatatatatttatttatatatatatatatatatatatatagtatatatatatatatatatatcatatatatatatatatatatatatatatatatatatatatatatatatatatatatatatatatatattcgttcgaCTATGATAGGTACCTCGTAAAACGCCATAGAATTGGAAACtaatagacaaaaagaaaggttactcatataactttttttttttctttcttttttcattcggaGAAAATTAAGAttgacaaaatcaaataaaaaaaactgcaagaTGAAATCACCTTAATGATAACAGGTTTTCTCTCGTCCGGACGTGTACTGGAACCTGATATGgcagaaagaaggaaatacaaaGATTTATTCATACCCGGCATGCCCTGAAGAATACAGTTACCATAGGACACCCATGATACCTCAAAACGAGGCAATACAGACTGTCATGCTAACCATAATATcactattttcactattttcttctAATAGAAAATCCTACTCTCTCCGCGGATCTGCAACGGCTTATTCCGCTTGATACAAATCAGAGTGTAAAAAGGGTACCCAGGACATAGCAAAAGCTCTCCAGGTTAATCCCACTTACTCTAACATACCGAAACAACAATctactctgttttttttcattcgtatTTGGAAACTATGACTACCGATGATCCATATAATCTACCTCTATATTTGGATTTCGTCAGGGTAGGTTTATATTGGGATTGTTGATCAAAAAGCAAGCTAAAGTACTAAAAAAACACCAAGGAACAAATCTAGTTCTGATACTCAGTGGTCTTTCTTCCTTCTGCCTCTAGTGTAAGGATTCCTGGCCATTAAGGACAAGTAAAGtaggcaaaccagcccaagtcagtgccggtcccagaaccgggtaaatagaggtggtgactcaataaaaacaccgggcggaaggcaacggcaaaccgccgctctaaattgccaagaaaatcatttaAATCCATGgccgccaacgtccttgtgggacagggcacttaaaaaaaagtagGAGTACAAACGTCAGTGTTAATATGAAACCACTGACCTTAGTAGCATTTATGTcatcagtaacagtaatagtacttaagcctctggttttttttttttccttactggtTTATCACGGATTCATTTTAAAGTATTTCTATGGGAAACGTATATCCTCTTTGGCAGTAAGGAGAATATGCTAGTTCATGCTAGTTGCCATATCAGGTTCACATTTCACATTTATCATCCCGTTGAGTAGTTTTATTGCCTACTATTGGCTTTCTAAAACTCCTATTGGAAAACTgacgttctctttctttctcatctttgtATCATCCAAATGCTAACAAGGCCTTAAATCTGCTATCTTTAAAGAGCACATAtgcaataagtaataaataatgataaaaatatggcaCCGACACAATAATTTTGTTAGTGTCTTCCTATTTTGCACTCAAAATTAGTGTTTGTTTCGACGTGTACCCTTTATTTTAGCTTTAAATATGTTATCGCTCTATTCTCCAATTTTATTTGAAAAGTTCCCATAACCCAAATGAAAGCTGTAACTGGCAATTTTAACACGAGCTACCTGTGGGGAGAGCAAGTGACCTGAACAGGTTTTGTCAAGATCGTATCGGCCTTATAGGGCTTTCTTTTATGAAGTGACAgatctccgtaaaaaaaaaaaagtgacccgCAGTTATATAAGCAGAGGCCACTAAGTATGTATGAGTGCGTCTGTGAGTATGGACGCGCCTGCGAGTGCCTAGTACTGTGTAAGCTACTATGGgttcaaaataaaaacatttcttgTATGAGTAAAAGGTGCTTTGGAGGGTCGTAGAGGATGGTCTTTGCGTATATTTCTTTAGTCATATAATGGGTTCTTTTGTGATGtacattatttatgatatataatttgttttgggCGTGTTGATCAATAGTAGAGGTATAGTAACAGTTATTTTCCTAACAATACGAAAATACAATGGCTATTCTGTCGCATGATAGAATAGGCAAGGTTTTCTGTACATCTGCTCTTCTGACCACCACCAACATCAGAAGATCAAGAAAAATGCATTCTATGATCTTTAGGTAGTTCGCTTTCTATTCCTAATACTAGCCTTATTCAGACATAAATGAGGATTTTACGTCAAGATCATGCAAGCGTTTTATAAAACGAATAAGTAATGTATGCAAGATATTAAAATTTCCTACTTGCATgctacatttaaagaaaaaaaaaattatgtgtaaaACGCATGAGATCGAGAGATACAAAAAGCAAATGTGATACTTTTAAGGTGACTTCGAATATGctcaatgctgaaaaaaaaagatatctaaaCTTTCAACAGGTACATCAAGATCTTTTGAATATTCTTAAATGGCTTCGAACTTTATTGAATTCCTTCTGAAAGATATCTATCACGTGAATAATATTATGTATCACACCCCCATAAATAAATATGTCTATAGAATACCCGAACACTACACGATGACGAACAATAGTCTTGGGAGATATCGAAAACAAGTAAAAAGCATATTAGGAACATATATCATACTCGCTTTTGTCAGGaaggtaatgtgtatatatgtatatgtgtgtgtgtgtgtgtattttttgtttttcttctttttttttttcttcttcttctttttgaattGCCAGTATCGGTGATAAATATATGATTGTGAAGTTCACATTAACTTCAGTGACTGAAATATTTATATCGCTTTATacgatatttattttcctttcagctGTTCAAAACTGTAATCGTTTTTCCACGGCATGAATTATGCCACTTGCACGAAAGCTACATGAAAAAACGCGCTGCGCTTAGGTATTCATTACAATTCACTGCATGAGGAAGACGGATTACCAGTATAACAAACGGTATGAGACACCAAAACCCGTATAGAAACCGGTATGAAACACCTCTCTGGATCTTACTCAGATACAGCTGCATACTCTatagttatttcttttatcacAGTCTGGAAGAAGACATAAACATCAGAGAAAACAATGGCTGCCTGGCGAAATGGCTGCCGTTTATATCTGAATGTAGTCCTGGTTGCGTGTCTAGCCTGGTCTGGGGTCCAGTCTACTACGGCCTTGTTCAAGAAGGTTAGAGGAACAATCTTAGTTTTAATTTTTGCTGCTACACGATAGTTTAGTTGAAAGATGAGTAGCATGGATCTCgcagaaacattaaaaaaaaataagcgggAATGATTGATAAGTatcatgcttatatatttattcatcttatattcctgttattcatttgttttcattcaGGTTATCATGTCCCAGAATGATGCATCCTTCACCTCCTGTTCTTCAATAGCTACGTTCGCCGTGCCTGCAAACAAGCTAGCTGTGCCGCAAGTTTACTGTTCAATCAAGTGTGCATTGAATCCAAATTGCAAATTCTACGTCTTTCGGAGTAAGTTCATAAAAAACACATGAACATTGACAAGGAAAATCGATAGTCTTAGTGTTGGTACAAagcttgataataatgatggtcataatgataatgattataataaataatgatgatgatgatgatgatgatgatgatgatgatgatgatgatgatgctgatgctgatgatgatgataataataataacgataatggtaataataataataataataataataataatgattgtaatagataatagtaataatgataataaataataataataataatatatataataataataataaataataataataatagtaatatataatataataataataataataataataataataataataataataataatgataataataataatagcgaggataacgataattaatagcaaaaatattaatgataataaaaagatattaatgataacaattatgacaattgcaatgataatattaataatagcaatggtaataatagtatcaataatgataacaataattataatgataatgataattgcaatgataataataatgataacaaaaataatcatgatcaagaaagcaacaatgataatgataaaattaatgataataataataatgataacaatgacaaaaatagcgTTAACATTAAACGCTctgatgatatttattatcacCAATGTTGATCTGCCGACAAAAGAACACGTTTACAAGTAAATAACACATTTCCATGAGCCAGAGAAGGCACACATTCACCAGCTGTTCAACACTCCCAACAGATGGCGATACTTGCgttctctattccttcttccttgACCCTGGGTACGTCTATTCTGGCCCTGACCCGACTGTGGACGCCTACGCCCCTCCTGCTGCCTATGACCTCGCCCTTATGAAACTGGTCACTGCCTCCTCCTGTTACGCGTCCTATTATGGGCAGTGGAGTAGCCTTGTGAGTGTTAGAGTATTGTGTTAAGATTATCATTCATCGGTGAGGTTGAAGACGGTGTAGATGTTCGTGTCTGTTGGTAGATGGGTTGTACTTGCTTTGGAATGTGGTAGATGAGGTTTCTATTGCTATCtggcttttatttatttgtatgagtGGCGAAGATAAGTCGTAAGACAGGTGCAGTTTTAAGGGGGAAACGTGTAGGCTCACCAGTCAGCGGAAGGTAAGGGATTCTACTCACTTGTTGGTTTCTGTTATCTCTCGTTGtctcagtgtgtgcgtgtgcgtgcacacacacacacacacacacacacacacacacacacacacacacacacacacacacacacacacacacatatatatatatatattatatatataaaaaatatatatttatatatatatatatatatttttatttatttatacacaacacacacacacacatatatatatgaaatacacacacacacacacacagatatatatatatatacataaatatgtatatgtataaatgtgtgtatgcatacatgcatatctatataaacaaagatctacatttatatatatacacaaacaaagatctatatgtgtacgtacatatatacgtatgtatatatgtacatacgtatataaatacatatgaaagaTTGAATAATGCAATATCGCATTAATATAGACCAGattgtataagtatacatatatacctgaccaggactcgaacctttcACGCTCCAGATAAAACCAGAGTGACCAGTACTAACCCAACCATACTTCTGGTCACATACATTttaaagcacaacacacacacacacacacacacacacacacacacacacacacaccacacacacacacacacacacacacacaaacaccacaatatattaaaaataatacaaaataaaatacaataaaatactacatatatataacataaataaatacatatatataaatacaatatataaataatacatataaaacaataatacatatatatacataatatatacatatataaatatataacatctaataaataatatataatatacaatttaaacatatatatataccatataacatatatatacatatatatatacaataatatacatataacaaatatatacataatatacattatatataaaaattttatatacatatatatacatataatacaatatatacaatataatttaaaacaaataaatacacaaaatataaacatattttaataacataataacataaaaatacaaaaataatacatataacatatagtatacaaaataaaatatacatatataaaaacataattttacatatatattataacaataaataataataaatctctaaaataaaaaatacatatataatataaatatatatacagattatatacaataaaatcaatataataatatatatatacatattaaatacataataatatataaaaatatataacatatataattatatagatataaatcataataaaaaaaatcatatataaaaaatacataataacatattatatttatatagatataacatatactaaccaatataaaacatatattacaacttacatatcattatatatacataataaaatatataaacattttatactattttacatatatttacagatatatacataaatatatacaactatataacataaatcataataaacatatatactaaatatataaaaatataacatatattattacatatatatacaatattatacaatatacattatacatatatatacatacatatatatacatatatactatacatcaatgatatattacataaaatagacatatattattacatatatatacaattattacatatatatcatatataacatacaatataaattttaaatataagtataatatatcctgacaggactcgaaccttcACCCCAAAATAAAACCGAGTGACCAATACTAACCCAAAACCATACTTCGGTcacataatatatgcacacaaccccacacacacaccacaacaacacacacaacaacacacacacacaccaatatatatattatatataaataaaatacccttataattatatatatataaatatatataaaaaattaatatattataattttacatatatatacattttaaatacataatatatacatatatatacagttatatacatatataacatataaaaatatacaaaatatatacatatatattttacatatatatacatatatatacatattatacatatataaattttaataacatatataaacatatatatatatctatatatatacatatatatacatatatatatacatatatatgcatattatacatatatatatatacatacaatagacattgatatacatatatatacatatatatatacttatatatatatatacatacatatatatatatatacatatatatacatacatatatgtatatatatacatatatagacatatgtatatacatatatatacatatatatatatatatgtatatatacatatacagacatatatatatatatatatatatatatatatattatatatatatatatatgtgtgtgtgtgtgtgtgtgtgtgtgtgtggggtgtgtgtgttgtgtatgtgtatgtgtgtgtgtggggtgtgtgtggtgtgtgtgtgtgtgtgtgtgtatgtaacacacacacacaagacactttaggccctatttttgtgtgtgtatgtgtgtggtgtgtgtgtgtgtgttttttgtttttgtgattgtgaatgtgcatatatatatgcatatatacacatatatgcataagcacatatatgtacatatacataaacatatgtacatataaacctatgtgtgtatgcatgtgtgtgtgtgtatataatatatatatatatatatatattttataaaatatatatattatatatatatattatatatatataatatatatatatatatatatatataatataatatataaattatatatatatattatatatatattattatatatatataataaaatatatatacatatacgtttttgtggggtgcgtgtgtgtgtctctctgttttttgaatatatatatatataatatatatatatatatatatatatatatatatatgtatatatatatgaaatatataatataatatatatatatatatatatatatatatatatatatataaatatatatatccactcattttcattaaaaaggaAAGACCATCAtcctcggggcccccccccccccccgcaggtgGACGGCAAGCACTGTCGCATCGGGAAGAACTCCTGCGTGTGCACCAGTCCTACTACGAACACGTGGATCACCGTCGAC encodes:
- the LOC119587904 gene encoding collagen alpha-2(I) chain-like gives rise to the protein MSKPPKTSPHVGSTCLGRSPFGGPLDGRLGSLGASPTAARAPWAPPSTAGRSRLGASRRRAGHPGAPLDTGSGTLGGLLDGRLGHPGGLPWLARSPLGAPSTPVGHPGRLLRPGRAPWALLGLVGLLGRLLDGRVGHVGGLLEGRAGTWGLLDGPGPGTLALLDGWLGLLGGPPQRARVGLLGGLPDGPLGPLGASSTAGSGPRGAFPDGPGSVSWALLDGAARSLGPSRRPLGLLLGAPLRPARSPRGLLDDGPGHPGASSRALGHPGRPPRRVAGLLGRLLDAGSVPWPSSTAPRARWAPPRRPARSPGGLLNGRLGLLGPSSTAPSVSLGAPRGRVGLLGASSTGPGSGPWGLPRGRLGHPGRLLDGPGRVSFGPLLDGRVGHVGPPRRPGSGTLGASPTAGRSPLVLHDHGHLGEHPGV
- the LOC119587915 gene encoding uncharacterized protein LOC119587915, encoding MTNNSLGRYRKQVKSILGTYIILAFVRKLFKTVIVFPRHELCHLHESYMKKRAALSLEEDINIRENNGCLAKWLPFISECSPGCVSSLVWGPVYYGLVQEATFAVPANKLAVPQVYCSIKCALNPNCKFYVFRNGDTCVLYSFFLDPGYVYSGPDPTVDAYAPPAAYDLALMKLVTASSCYASYYGQWSSLVDGKHCRIGKNSCVCTSPTTNTWITVDLGATYAITEIVVTVSMGLDQPFFVSTNIHVGDGGTYQSDPVVVSKDAIQPLSYETLRYPVSASGRYVTFHKASGMQCFCHIKVFGN